From Carya illinoinensis cultivar Pawnee chromosome 5, C.illinoinensisPawnee_v1, whole genome shotgun sequence, one genomic window encodes:
- the LOC122310450 gene encoding uncharacterized protein LOC122310450, producing MADGWTNQRQQPIIKFLVYCPKGTMFLKFIDTSGLRKDAETLFKIFDEVVQEVGVENIVQFITDNDASYKAAGKKLQRKYGSFFWSPYAAHCIDLMLENFCDPRHFPIINETIMKARKITKFIYNHTWVLALMRKDFTKGHDLCRPAVTRFATNFLSIQCLLLFKKELRQMFTCDKWIVSSYSKSNIGKEIAEIVLEDREFWAQCQFIVTISEPLVRVLRLVDGDEKPAMGYLYNAMEKAKENIKARLKNKVSAFMPFIRVIDARWDKQLHSPLHAAGCLLNPGIYFNPCFKSKNNVSRGFMTCVVKMEPDIDKQDEII from the coding sequence ATGGCAGATGGTTGGACAAATCAGAGGCAACAACCAATAATTAAGTTTTTGGTTTATTGCCCAAAAGGTACAATGTTTTTGAAGTTTATTGATACATCGGGCCTTAGAAAAGATGctgaaacattatttaaaatttttgatgaAGTTGTTCAAGAAGTTGGGGTGGAGAATATTGTGCAATTCATAACAGACAATGATGCGAGTTATAAGGCTGCAGGAAAAAAGTTACAGCGAAAGTATGGCTCTTTCTTTTGGTCCCCTTATGCAGCTCATTGTATAGATTTGATGTTAGAGAATTTTTGTGATCCCAGACATTTTCCTATTATTAATGAAACTATAATGAAGGCAAGGAAGATAACGAAATTCATTTATAACCATACTTGGGTTTTGGCTTTGATGAGAAAGGACTTCACCAAAGGTCATGATTTATGTCGCCCTGCAGTCACAAGGTTTgctacaaattttttaagtatccaATGCTTACTGTTGTTTAAGAAAGAGCTTCGACAAATGTTCACTTGTGATAAGTGGATTGTATCAAGTTATTCTAAAAGCAACATAGGGAAGGAGATAGCTGAGATTGTTCTAGAAGATAGAGAGTTTTGGGCTCAATGTCAGTTTATTGTAACAATCAGCGAGCCTTTGGTTCGAGTACTACGACTTGTCGATGGGGATGAGAAGCCTGCAATGGGATACTTGTATAATGCAATGGAGAAAGCCAAAGAGAATATAAAAGCAAGATTAAAGAACAAAGTTTCTGCATTTATGCCATTCATCAGGGTCATTGATGCTAGGTGGGATAAGCAGCTTCATAGTCCATTACATGCAGCAGGTTGTCTTCTTAATCCTGGAATTTACTTTAACCCTtgctttaaaagtaaaaataatgtTTCTAGAGGGTTTATGACTTGCGTTGTAAAGATGGAACCTGATATTGATAAGCAAGATGAGATCATTTAA